A segment of the Ignavibacteria bacterium genome:
ATTGAGTGGAGTTCACGTTTGAACGAGTCGTTACACACCGCAAACTCCACATTCATAATGTTCTACTTCATCAGCAAAAGTTTTCTCGTTTGCGAAAATGTTGGTGTAGTGAGTTTGTAAAAATACACCCCGCTCGTTAATCCACTTGCATCAAACTGAACTTCGTGTTCGCCTTCTTCGAGTTGTTCGTTGTTTAAAAGCGTTGCAACTTCTTGACCGAGAACGTTGTAGATTTTCAACGTTGTTTGTAAGGGCA
Coding sequences within it:
- a CDS encoding T9SS type A sorting domain-containing protein, whose translation is PLQTTLKIYNVLGQEVATLLNNEQLEEGEHEVQFDASGLTSGVYFYKLTTPTFSQTRKLLLMK